A single region of the Lotus japonicus ecotype B-129 chromosome 4, LjGifu_v1.2 genome encodes:
- the LOC130712172 gene encoding uncharacterized protein LOC130712172, translated as MGHSAGQDGWPWVRATLIQELETNVLMYNRMWGTDVVYGLHDRLTLPIGDPATPDKWFQLPEMGYLVATKYQLVLVSLSSMGCNTYFPLIGAGPRDEHTVIAIGHVINHWVQLQLTPGHPMPTIAPQWDWHADLASKYWRNLYGPRLGMYDAQFQAWLGAFSGHADYVDITTD; from the exons ATGGGGCATTCCGCCGGTCAGGACGGTTGGCCTTGGGTTAGGGCTACATTGATACAAGAACTTGAGACCAATGTGTTAATGTATAATAGGATGTGGGGCACAGATGTTGTTTATGGCTTACATGATCGTCTCACTCTTCCTATTGGTGACCCGGCCACCCCTGACAAATGGTttcaactgccagagatgggataccttgttgcCACAAAGTACCAATTGGTTCTCGTATCCTTATCCTCTATGGGTTGTAACACATACTTTCCACTGATAGGAGCCGGCCCACGAGATGAGCATACTGTTATAGCTATTGGACATGTGATAAATCACTGGGTACAG CTCCAATTAACTcctggacatcctatgccgaCTATTGCTCCCCAGTGGGATTGGCACGCTGATCTTGCCTCCAAATACTGGCGCAATTTATATGGTCCACGTTTAGGCATGTATGATGCACAATTCCAAGCTTGGCTTGGTGCTTTTAGTGGTCATGCGGACTATGTGGACATCACCACAGATTGA